A genomic window from Terriglobia bacterium includes:
- a CDS encoding hydantoinase B/oxoprolinase family protein, producing MAANTIAWDGTTYPYIPPRELKIHPKLHLHSAAAKKVEPVTYEVLRHAMWNVNLEHGNTIMKISGSPICAYGHDFNPCLLDERGDFVFFGPFLQYLSSAASSAVKWTLENRSDNPGIEDGDIFLTNDPWIGATHQSDVTVIAPVFWEGRLFCWVGNTLHQWDLGGTAPGGFNPMAADVFWEAGCIPPIKIVEKGVLRRDLEEEYIRRSRMPQLVALDLRAEISGCNVSRERILGLLKRYGAPAFKGVMRKLQDDSETAFVKRLRTIPDGTWREAAWIELAHPADRHIYRNSLTLTKKGDKLIFSNEGTDPQAGTLNCTAVAWRGAIASMICSQMLFDQMFVVEGAYRHMEFEATPGTITCATYPAAVSAAPALTLLQTIALAGLVISKMLACSSDASLRTEVQSAMGCAMYPISAFSGIDQRGNPCTSFFLDPVGAALAGLSWRDGVDTGGWPWDLQSTMPNVEEQEWFYPILYLWRREVANGGGAGKFRGGNPGEFAFIPHKTGRLTLFTATGHAAVPPPGLFGGLPPSTTRYTLRRGANARQLMAATHKLPARLSELQGTSEYPAPKAFNIPQTPDDAFIVAWAGAGGYGDPLERDPRLVEKDLLQESVTQEWAEEAYGLVFDKKGRVDAQATENRRHERRQERLAGGERRQLPPLQSTRKRQVAEGLLLGENDGGNVLACRRCRGVLCDAAENYKKHCISRGKPVSAANPHILDPQQYIEEDVVFLEFVCPGCGLLLQTEILRRNDEPLWDLQLAQEPQGK from the coding sequence ATGGCAGCCAACACCATCGCCTGGGACGGCACGACCTATCCGTACATTCCGCCGCGCGAGCTGAAGATCCACCCCAAGCTGCACCTGCATTCCGCGGCGGCCAAGAAGGTGGAGCCGGTAACCTACGAGGTGCTGCGCCACGCCATGTGGAACGTCAACCTCGAGCACGGCAACACCATCATGAAGATTTCCGGATCGCCCATCTGCGCCTACGGCCACGACTTCAATCCCTGCCTGCTCGATGAACGCGGCGACTTCGTCTTCTTCGGGCCGTTCCTGCAGTATCTCTCCTCTGCGGCCAGCTCCGCGGTGAAGTGGACGCTGGAAAACCGCTCGGACAATCCGGGAATCGAAGACGGCGACATCTTCCTGACCAACGACCCGTGGATTGGGGCCACGCACCAGTCCGACGTGACGGTGATCGCTCCGGTTTTCTGGGAGGGCCGGCTCTTCTGCTGGGTGGGCAACACCCTGCACCAGTGGGATCTGGGAGGCACCGCGCCGGGCGGCTTCAACCCCATGGCCGCGGACGTCTTCTGGGAGGCCGGGTGCATCCCCCCGATCAAGATCGTGGAGAAAGGCGTGCTGCGGCGGGACCTGGAGGAGGAGTACATCCGCAGGTCGCGCATGCCGCAACTGGTGGCACTGGATCTGCGCGCGGAGATTTCCGGGTGCAACGTGTCGCGCGAGCGCATCCTGGGCCTGCTGAAGCGCTATGGCGCGCCGGCGTTCAAGGGCGTAATGCGCAAGCTGCAGGACGATTCCGAGACGGCCTTTGTGAAGCGGTTGCGCACGATTCCCGACGGCACCTGGCGGGAAGCGGCGTGGATCGAACTGGCCCACCCCGCCGACCGGCACATCTACCGCAACTCGCTCACGCTCACCAAGAAGGGCGACAAGCTGATCTTTTCCAACGAGGGCACCGACCCCCAGGCGGGCACGCTGAACTGCACCGCAGTGGCCTGGCGCGGGGCCATCGCCTCGATGATCTGCTCGCAGATGCTTTTCGATCAGATGTTCGTGGTGGAGGGCGCGTACCGGCACATGGAATTCGAGGCTACCCCGGGCACGATCACCTGCGCGACGTACCCCGCGGCCGTCAGCGCGGCGCCGGCGCTGACGCTGCTGCAGACCATTGCGCTGGCGGGGCTGGTGATTTCCAAGATGCTGGCCTGCTCCTCGGATGCCAGCCTGCGCACGGAAGTGCAGAGCGCGATGGGCTGCGCGATGTATCCCATCTCCGCCTTCAGCGGGATCGACCAGCGCGGCAATCCCTGCACGTCGTTCTTCCTCGATCCGGTGGGCGCGGCGCTGGCCGGGCTAAGCTGGCGCGACGGCGTGGACACCGGCGGCTGGCCGTGGGATCTGCAGAGCACCATGCCCAACGTCGAGGAGCAGGAGTGGTTCTACCCGATCCTGTATCTGTGGCGGCGGGAGGTGGCCAACGGCGGAGGCGCGGGAAAATTCCGCGGCGGGAACCCGGGAGAGTTTGCGTTCATCCCGCACAAGACCGGCCGGCTCACGCTGTTCACGGCCACGGGCCACGCGGCGGTGCCGCCGCCGGGGCTGTTCGGCGGGCTGCCGCCGTCCACGACGCGCTACACCTTGCGGCGCGGCGCGAACGCGCGGCAGTTGATGGCCGCGACGCACAAGCTGCCGGCGCGCCTTTCCGAATTGCAGGGCACGAGCGAATATCCGGCGCCGAAGGCCTTCAACATTCCGCAGACGCCGGACGACGCCTTTATCGTGGCGTGGGCCGGCGCGGGCGGCTACGGCGACCCGCTGGAACGCGATCCCCGGCTGGTCGAGAAGGACCTGCTGCAGGAAAGCGTGACCCAGGAGTGGGCCGAGGAGGCCTACGGGCTGGTCTTCGACAAGAAAGGCCGCGTCGACGCGCAAGCCACCGAGAACCGCCGTCACGAGCGGCGCCAGGAGCGCCTCGCGGGCGGCGAGCGGCGCCAGCTTCCGCCTCTGCAATCCACGCGCAAGCGCCAGGTGGCCGAGGGTCTGCTGCTCGGGGAAAATGACGGCGGCAACGTGCTGGCCTGCCGCCGCTGCCGCGGCGTTCTCTGCGACGCGGCGGAAAATTACAAGAAGCACTGCATCTCGCGCGGCAAGCCGGTTTCCGCGGCCAACCCGCACATTCTCGATCCGCAACAGTACATCGAGGAAGACGTCGTTTTCCTCGAATTTGTCTGCCCCGGATGCGGGCTCCTGCTGCAGACGGAAATTCTGCGGCGAAACGATGAGCCGCTCTGGGATCTGCAACTCGCTCAGGAGCCACAGGGGAAATGA
- a CDS encoding hydantoinase/oxoprolinase family protein, producing the protein MPTPTRKKTAKRKSGAAAAASYFCGIDIGGTFTDCVVRDQAGRLTIAKALSTPDDSARGFFDALTVAAGKMGLTLDELMTRTELLLHGTTLGTNALLERKGARVGLITTAGHADALIIMRSVGRSAGLPIQQLLHVSRHRKPEPLIPRHLIREVSERVDWSGEVVLPLNEEEAHKAIRELLAQKVEAIGVCFLWGFLHPEHELALKRMIQKEAPELYVTCGHELINKPGEYERSAAVAINCFIGPLMSRYVGKIEARARELGYKRRLVIMQSSGGVATAAEVADKPAFTIGSGPAGGLTACKFLGDLLGHKNIIASDVGGTSFDVGLVHEGQPLTGSETTLNQYTFLAPHLDVISIGSGGGSIIWVDPMSRTLKVGPESSGANPGPACYGRGGKRPTVTDANLLLGYLDPDYFLGGTHKLDREQALEAMKTVGDQLGMSPIEAASAAVQIVEFQMAELMRQMTVQRGFDPRDFVVYAYGGAAGAHCVTYTRELGCKTVVVPLGSTASTWSALGVQSADLFHVYEKSELFLAPYNAERINEIYEELEQRGIEQLKKDGMRTDEMSLERYAEMKFRLQIHLVEVPVPAGKLTAKSLAALERSFVEKYERLHGKGSAFTSAGVELGLLRVTARGRIRRPSLLQRPASRQNPRSGQREIYWSGLRKKVKTPIYDWTRMGAGVKLRGPAIVQMPETTVVVPPGTEGRVDAYGNFILTIVDRFAVTIKG; encoded by the coding sequence ATGCCCACTCCAACCAGGAAGAAGACGGCAAAGCGCAAGAGCGGAGCGGCGGCGGCCGCCTCTTATTTCTGCGGGATCGACATCGGCGGCACGTTCACCGACTGCGTGGTGCGCGACCAGGCCGGGCGGCTGACCATCGCCAAGGCCCTCTCCACGCCGGACGACTCGGCGCGCGGCTTCTTCGACGCGCTGACGGTGGCCGCCGGAAAGATGGGGCTGACGCTGGACGAGCTGATGACGCGCACCGAGCTGCTGCTGCACGGCACGACGCTGGGCACCAACGCGCTGCTGGAGCGCAAGGGCGCGCGCGTCGGGCTGATCACCACCGCGGGCCACGCCGACGCGCTGATCATCATGCGCTCGGTGGGGCGCTCGGCCGGGCTGCCCATTCAGCAACTGCTGCACGTTTCCCGGCACCGCAAGCCGGAGCCGCTGATTCCCCGGCACCTGATCCGCGAGGTGAGCGAACGGGTGGACTGGAGCGGCGAAGTGGTGCTGCCGCTGAACGAAGAAGAGGCGCACAAGGCGATCCGTGAGCTGCTGGCGCAGAAAGTGGAAGCCATCGGCGTCTGCTTCCTGTGGGGCTTCCTGCATCCGGAGCACGAGCTGGCGCTGAAGCGCATGATCCAGAAGGAAGCGCCGGAGTTGTACGTCACCTGCGGGCACGAGCTGATCAACAAGCCCGGGGAATACGAGCGCAGCGCGGCGGTGGCCATCAACTGCTTCATCGGGCCGCTGATGTCGCGCTACGTGGGCAAGATCGAGGCGCGCGCGCGGGAGCTGGGCTACAAGCGGCGGCTGGTAATCATGCAGAGCTCGGGCGGCGTGGCCACGGCCGCGGAAGTGGCGGACAAGCCGGCGTTCACCATCGGTTCGGGCCCGGCGGGCGGGCTCACGGCCTGCAAATTCCTCGGTGATCTGCTGGGGCACAAGAACATCATCGCCTCCGACGTGGGCGGCACGAGCTTCGACGTGGGCCTGGTGCACGAAGGCCAGCCGCTTACCGGGAGCGAGACGACGCTGAACCAGTACACCTTCCTGGCGCCGCATCTCGACGTCATCTCCATCGGCAGCGGCGGCGGCTCGATCATCTGGGTGGATCCGATGAGCCGCACGCTGAAAGTCGGCCCGGAATCCTCGGGGGCCAATCCCGGTCCGGCCTGCTACGGACGCGGCGGGAAGCGGCCCACGGTCACGGACGCCAACCTGCTGCTGGGCTATCTCGATCCCGACTATTTCCTGGGCGGGACGCACAAGCTGGACCGCGAGCAGGCATTGGAAGCAATGAAGACGGTCGGCGACCAGCTAGGCATGAGCCCCATCGAGGCGGCCAGCGCGGCGGTGCAGATCGTGGAGTTCCAGATGGCCGAGCTGATGCGCCAGATGACCGTGCAGCGCGGCTTCGACCCGCGCGACTTCGTGGTCTACGCCTATGGCGGGGCGGCGGGAGCGCACTGCGTGACCTACACGCGGGAGCTGGGCTGCAAGACCGTGGTAGTGCCGCTGGGCTCGACGGCGTCCACGTGGTCGGCGCTGGGCGTGCAGTCCGCGGATCTCTTCCACGTTTACGAGAAGTCGGAGCTGTTCCTCGCGCCGTACAACGCGGAGCGCATCAACGAGATCTACGAGGAGCTGGAGCAACGCGGCATCGAACAGCTGAAGAAAGACGGCATGCGGACCGACGAGATGTCCCTGGAACGCTACGCGGAGATGAAGTTTCGGCTGCAGATTCACCTGGTGGAAGTGCCCGTGCCGGCGGGCAAGCTGACGGCCAAGTCGCTGGCGGCGCTGGAAAGGTCCTTCGTGGAAAAGTACGAACGGCTGCACGGCAAGGGCTCGGCGTTCACCAGCGCGGGCGTGGAGCTGGGGCTGCTGCGGGTGACCGCGCGCGGGCGCATCCGGCGGCCGTCGCTGCTGCAGCGCCCGGCGAGCCGGCAGAATCCGCGCTCCGGGCAGCGCGAGATCTACTGGAGCGGGCTGCGCAAGAAGGTCAAGACGCCGATCTACGACTGGACGCGCATGGGCGCGGGAGTGAAGCTGCGCGGCCCGGCCATCGTGCAGATGCCGGAAACGACGGTGGTGGTGCCGCCGGGCACGGAAGGGCGCGTGGACGCCTACGGCAATTTCATTCTGACCATCGTTGACCGCTTCGCGGTCACCATAAAAGGATAA